The following coding sequences lie in one Oryctolagus cuniculus chromosome 7, mOryCun1.1, whole genome shotgun sequence genomic window:
- the IFI44L gene encoding LOW QUALITY PROTEIN: interferon-induced protein 44-like (The sequence of the model RefSeq protein was modified relative to this genomic sequence to represent the inferred CDS: inserted 1 base in 1 codon) — MAVTTKLTWNEEACLKNQLGNVSLSLLYKSSVHGYSMSDMLQRYTCEGPTITIYFSNSIVGFLMLERNHKQTIWFTLRKKXDIIEMPTLLLNTVLKTTTEELSFLSYCGETIFSVNLKTQLIFLNHMLNAKIRLPVNSCNRANISECEVFRVEGIKDNRGYLKRITEVTQYRNKLLSDLRAYKPYADLVSEIRILLLGPTGSGKSSFFNSVKSVFRGRPTQQAIVGSDSTTSITEQYRIYSIKDGVHRQYLPFMLCDTMGLHDSEGGGLCVDDIPHILKGCVPDRYQFDPCKPITSKHPTYIKSPSLKDRVHCVAYVLDINSIDNLSSTMVAKLKQIHKEVITCGIAHVVLLTKVNNYDEVLQVNFLNVNKSTTSQKQVMNVSKILGIPIFNILIIGNHTSKWESDPEEDILVLSALRQMLRVTDDFLEDLPKEETSNLTPLRSAHQ, encoded by the exons ATGGCAGTGACAACGAAACTGACATGGAATGAAGAAGCATGCCTGAAAAACCAACTTGGAAATGTTTCCTTGAGTCTTCTTTACAAGTCTAGTGTTCACGGATATAGCATGAGCGACATGCTTCAGAGATACACTTGTGAAGGACCAACTATAACTATTTATTTTAGTAATTCTATTGTTGGTTTTTTAATGCTTGAGCGTAATCATAAACAAACCATCTGGTTTACATTgcgaaaaa aagacataattgaAATGCCAACTTTACTTTTAAATACAGTACTAAAAACTACTACTGAAGAACTGAGTTTTCTTTCATATTGTGGTGAAACGATTTTCTCTGTAAATTTGAAGACACAATTAATTTTTCTGAATCATATGTTAAATGCTAAAATAAGATTACCAGTTAATTCTTGTAATAGAGCTAACATTTCAGAATGTGAAGTTTTTCGAGTTGAAG GAATCAAGGATAATCGAGGCTACCTAAAGAGGATAACAGAAGTCACACA GTACAGAAATAAGCTCCTATCAGATCTCAGGGCCTACAAACCTTATGCAGACTTGGTTTCTGAAATTCGTATACTGTTGCTGGGTCCCACTGGATCTGGAAAATCCAGTTTTTTCAATTCAGTGAAGTCTGTTTTCAGAGGCCGTCCAACTCAGCAAGCCATTGTGGGGTCTGATAGTACCACCAGTATTACCGAACAG TATAGGATATATTCTATTAAAGATGGAGTACATAGGCAGTATTTGCCATTTATGTTGTGTGACACAATGGGACTGCATGATTCAGAAGGAGGAGGACTATGTGTGGACGACATACCCCACATCTTAAAAGGCTGCGTACCAGACAGATATCAA TTTGATCCCTGCAAACCGATTACATCCAAGCATCCTACCTATATCAAATCTCCATCACTGAAGGACAGGGTTCACTGTGTGGCTTATGTCTTAGACATCAACTCTATTGACAACCTCTCCTCTACAATGGTGGCAAAGCTGAAACAAATTCACAAAGAAGTAATAACTTGTG gtATAGCGCATGTAGTCTTGCTTACAAAGGTGAATAATTATGATGAAGTCCTTcaagtcaattttttaaatgtgaataaaTCTACAACTTCTCAAAAACAG GTAATGAATGTCAGCAAAATCCTAGGCATTCCTATTTTTAATATCTTGATCATTGGAAATCATACTTCCAAGTGGGAGTCAGACCCTGAGGAAGACATTCTAGTTCTCTCTGCACTGAGGCAGATGCTGCGGGTGACAGATGACTTCTTAGAGGATTTGCCAAAAGAGGAAACCAGTAATTTGACTCCTTTACGTTCTGCTCATCAGTAA